TGAATTTGAGACGTCTATTGCTTTGAGATTCAAATCTTTACATTTTTAAGTTCGATAAAGTAATAGGCGCTCGGTGggggtttggagttttctaGTCCTAAGTTAGCGGCATTTAAACGAAAACACACAAGCAAATAAtaatgagagagagagaaaggggGAGAGAGAGAGGTTGGGGTCCAAACTAGGGTTCTGTTCGCTttgaccgagttttggacccacctaCTTTTTGGGTTTTCGACCCATTTACCagtcctaatctaaacatactAAATAAAATGCGGGAAAATAAAGCGACGaaggcttatgcccattacaagtGGAAacgtaaagaaaataaagataagGAAAAGTCTTCTAATTTCGCCTTTCTCAAACTCCTTCAATCTTCACGGAATTTTGACTTCATGCGCCAATTTTGACGGATTGACTTGGCAAACGCTTCCGAGCCTTCATGGCTCTCCCAAGGCGCAAGGGTAAAATGGAGTCCAAAATGGACTTGAGAGAAAGTTTCCCGTGCAACAAAGTAGAAATAAATTAGCATATGAGCGATAATGCAAATCCAATATATATTCCGAATGAAAAGCaaacaaatagaaaagaaaaacaagaacttTATAAGAAAAGCAAATgaaactcaaattttaaaatcaaccAAAGTTAGTAAAAAAGACCAAACCTGAACAGTAGCAACTTAAACCCTTCGTCTAAACAAACCTAACACTAAAACTAACAATAAACAAACGTGAACCATTAGACTTTGACATACGAAGGCGCTAGCTATCTGTCGACCCAAATGGCGAGGGGCATCTTAAGGAAACCACCTCGAACACACTGTTACTCAAAAGCATGCATCTTGTTACATAAATTGCTGAGCTACCGATATGTAAAATCGAGCACCGCCCTTCGACGAACACCAATATTTAGAAAAACTCAATACGCTCGACACCAAGATAGCAATAGAAGGTCATCAAAATTACTTCCACATAAACGAGGTAAGCGCAAGCTATGAACAAGCTTGATCTTAACATGACATGGCCAAATCCGAGCAAACAACATGACGTACTTCAAGATTTGTGACTAGAACTTGAACTATAAGCGGACCACATAACTGTTAAACCCGAGTCGGAAACAAACACGCACTCCAATGAATATAAAGGCTACTGCCTAACATACCATCAAAGAAACTAAAGGGGTATCCAAACATGAACCCAATAAACAAAGACAAGAATCTATGCAACCCAACACGACGGCTAACTTATTTACTACATAGCTACTGTGCACCCGACTCAGCTGACAACAAGATTAGGTACGACTCTATACTAATATCTgatcaaaaacaaaacaaccCATTTATCATACAAGGGAAAATAAGTAAAGAATTTCTATGCTATGCAGACAGAACTGATAAGAGAGATATTTTATCAAAACCACGCTTAAAACAGTCGCGAACTATGGACAAAGAAAGGACCCATTTTAACCAACTTAACAGATAAACGACGAGTTCAAACCAACAGAAAGAATCGAACTCTACAATGTTCAACGATAGGCAAAGAGCAGAATCAAGCCTCCCGCTAGTAACGACAATGAAACTCTTTCCGTATCAGTCATTAACACGCACGAATGAAGAAAACATCTAAGGATGAAGTAATTTACCTCTTTGGGGGCAGCTCTTGAGACAGGTGCGAGCAGCAAGCGGCTTCCATAAGCGAACCACGGCTAGACGTCTCGAATAGGCACTTTAAAGGGACTGGCGTCGCTGGAAAGGGGGGATGATATCGCGATCGAAACTAAGGCGAGAAGCTTTGTTTTGAATGTTTTTTAGCCAACACTTCTGAAAGGAAAACGAAGAAGGGGGAGAACCTTCGAATTCAAGTCCTCCTTCGTTCTTCTACAGCAAACAGGAAAGGAAAACGAGGTATTCTCGAAAATACGCAACCAACGAAATAGCTAAAATCCCTTTTTCCAGAATTTCCCAACAAAAGAGAATCTTTCTGAAAAATCCTCTCTTAAGCTTTCAACCCCCAAAATTTCAACCTTTTTCTAAACCCAAAACAGACAGAACAGCCAATTTTTTTCGACAAAAATTCCAACCCCTTTCTTGAAGAAGGAAGGGGTTTATATCGGAGTGAAAAGCTAGGGTTCTCGGATTAGGAGGGCGGGAAATTTCAGGCccattttgaatttcaaattcaaaatcctTTTCCCTAAATAGAGCAGCAtccttttttttgaaaaattcgcCCCATTCCAGAAATGAAAAAGAGGGAGAGACGGTCGAGATCAGTCGTGTGTCCTATGCGGGCGACGTGGAGTCATCTCGCTATGGCAAGGTTGGAAGCTTGTCGCATAGTTCGCTGTGAGGCTGCGTACGGAGGAGCAGAGTGCAGGTTTCCGTTTCCCTGCTCGTCCACGTGCGATGGGGAGAGGAAAAGAGAGGGAGGAGGGAGTTTTGGGAGAGAGGGAGAGAACGTGAGGGAGACGCGGAGCATTTGGGAGGGAGATTTCCGCTTTGGGGGGTGTTTTCTTTTTCTGCGCTTCTGCGTCTGGGGATTTTTTGACGAAGGAAAGGGGAAAAGGAAGGGGGATGCGGGTTTGGGCTGGAGCGGGCAAGGGAAAAAGGGATGGGGCCGGGTCGGATGGGCTAAAGGGGGTGTTTAAATGTGTATTGGGGCCTGAGAATAATTGGGTTGGGATTTTAAGATGGGCTGCTGAATATTGGGTTTGGGAAGGGAAACTTGGGCCTGGGAATTAGGAATGGAAGTGGGCCTGGCGATCCATTTAGCGTTGGGTCGGGTTGAGGAAGGGAAGGGGAGGGAAGTGGGCTGCTGataaaaaaggggggggggggcaaaTTTGGCTCTTCcaaattaaaatggaaaaagagttcaatttaaataatagccaattgatttaaaacaaagtgaattTGGTGTAAATTTATTAACGAACtcattttttagtaaaataatcattaaaatCGTGAAAAGTGGttaaagtataattataatttagattaaattagtttaataaaatatttaggtgTATATTTTGATGagctttttttttgaataatcctAAGATATACTACTTATATACctaattatgtaaatatgtatattaccaaaaaattatgacaaaagGTATTCGGAGTAACAtaacatttatgtattatattattatattcgtaaaatttataaaactaatcaaTTTAAACTACTTGGAAAGTCTAGggagctcgataattaatttataccgacgcgggtcaaaattgggtgtcaacaactgtccctcatatTACTTGGGTTGGTGCAAGcaactcgaggaaaatgaaattgaccgaaccaattttgaccaatcCCATTCATTTTAAAAGAAGGATTTGACAAAGAGTTTAGGGATTATGTCTGAACCCTTGAAAATGGGTCTCCTACATATATCatgctatatgagaattcaggccacttgcaGTTCGATAAGATTGATTTACCGCACGATTTTGAAGGAATCAGAAACCATCTCGATACCGAATTATAAAGGTACCAAAATGCTCAGGAATAGAAttcgagagcgaatgttggaatacaaccAAGTTTCCGACATTGAacccgcctacatatccttagaccttcggaatcaggctgtgtgtagttcgactcaaCCGGTagaaaaaggaaatctattatgctaggtAACCTTCGGCTTTGGACAAGTGAAAAAGTAACGAGTATGAAAAGTAGGCTGTagcctcttagccatgaatgtggcgcgcttcacacccataattaagaacttacacggacataatttccaaagctcttgaCGCATTGTCACTTAGATTGGAAACTGGCTTCTGGTACAACAAAACTTCCGGATGCGAGACTGAAACTGACAGGACTAAGGAAAAACCTACATGCCTCGAGAGAGGTGGTTCGATCGTGggggaagtcgctcctctgctcgcatCCTAAGAGTGTGAtattcctctttggactgtgtcccagttcgctgctaagaaaaagttccacgttgtgctgcatcctttttgatgtcgtccacacctgtggtttttggagaattcatccttttcgtatgctctcgacaaagactgagataaaactcgtcagcttaaaaatgcaattaggatgggagacagtgtctttatTACCGTGCcgacacttcattgttctcctcaaatcgacgtcgactcgatcggtctggcgtccagcaaataaagcttatgtcttgTGTTTTGCAATATAATCTTTAATGTACTCTATATTTgatgtcgaaataaataaataaatgatgatgcgatattgatgtttcttttgtcgttatcttcgatgctcttcttgatgtttacttttataagaaataacagAATGCAATCGAGGCCAATGGATAAGTgttgctctttctttatccgtgcatgtcctcttgcggggcatgaatatcttcccgcgatacgCGAATTCccgcgaggtatgaaatcttctcacaatgtataaattttgacgaggcataaaatcttctcgtcatgtataattattgactcgcaatgcatgattttccgcaatgcatgacttttctgcgatgcatgattttcaacgaggcatggatcCTTCTCGTGATGCACAAATTCTAGCGaggtataaattcttctcgtgatgtctaaatttcagcgaggcatgaaatcttctcgcaatgTACAAATTTTGAcgtggcatgaaatcttctcgtcgtgtcTAATtgttgactcgcaatgcatgattttcttcaATGCATGtcttttccgcgatgcatgattttcaacgaggcatggattcttctcgtgatgcacaaattccagcgaggtataaattcttctcgcgatgtctaaatttcagcgaggtatgaaatcttcttgcgatttataaatttttacgaggcatgaaatcttctcgttgCACATAATtgttaactcgcaatgcatgacttttccgcgatgcatgacttttccgcgatgcatgattcttcagtgtatgaattccgtgatgcatgatttccgcaatgcatgattcttcagtgtatgaattccgcgatgcatgatttccgtaATGCATGATTCTTTAGTGTATGAattctgcgatgcatgatttccgcgatgcataaatatttatatcatcTGCGTTGATAATAACGGCAAAACGACCTCCAAATAACATACCGACTTGATcgataataacaaataataataaaattactatCTCTTCTGGGGTAATGCATTGTCTTGATTGACAATAATTATCTTGTTTTGATAACGTAATGCATATAGCGTCCTCTACAGAAATCGTGAAATCCTCGTTGAGATTCCTGTTTGATTCACCTTTGTCTCTTGCTAGACACtttgtaaatttcatattttttggaatgttttgaaataaacaaacacacTCCCAAGCATCCTGACATAAACGAGATGAACAGCCTCCCGCTCTCAGTAAAATCACTGGTTTTGGAAATAGTTTTCTCCCCTTTGGGAGCTCTTCGTATTCGTCCGTCAGGAGAATCCGGTTTATTTCAAAGCAAAGCTATAAACCttcatccacaaaaaaattgtcagTTTTTAAAACACTGATATGTGTCGATTCCTTCAgttgtttgctccttgtcttgaCATTTCCTGTTGATTTCCCGATTTCCcaactcttgatagataagaaaatatcttatgccaaaacaaatgaaacataaaagggCAATTCTAAGATAAACAAgagatttttaagaaattagtactttgaaaaagtcactgccaagtcatgtcatgaTTAACGAGCTCCCTCGAATCCAACACTCGCTGATGAGTTTTGGAGGCACTCTGGACTTGTAGGGAAGACCCATAacgaaattttgaggccatcctcaaaatttctgtcccagtttacTGTCCTGCTTATCTTTCCATTGCAACTGAACAAATTGCAGAATTTTTGAGACCTTCtaaaaaattctgtcccagtcgcGAATCTCGAAATGTCTTTAGTTTGACTTGCTGAAGAGAAGGTTCCTTCcggagaatttttgagtccctctcaaaaattctgtcccagtttctattgtaaagGGGAATAGAAATCTTAAGGGAGATACGACCgaacccttgtggcgcctacgtatcccgttgaggcaggaatcaggtcaaacgtagttccccttagAGATTAACcagaataaaatttacaaagaaaaccgACTGAGGCCGacaaaggccgcctacgtatctcattcttgagaattcatgtcgaacgtagttcagatACAAAGAAATAATTAGAGGGAaaaatggggtgaccgaagccgacataggccgcctacgtatctcgttctcgagaattcatgtcagacgtagttcgttaCAAAGAGGAATAAGGATtcaaattgaacaaatacaAGCACACAGAacgattacaagtaaatgataGAAAAATGCAAACGAAACTTCACGCATAGTATCTCTTTACAacatctgagttgataggtttGGGCCATACAACGCCATCCATATCTGACAGGACCAATGCACCTCCAGATAGTACTTTACGAAACATGTAAGGACCCTGCCAGTTTGGTGCAAACTTTCCTTTGTattcgtcttgatgaggaaagatacgcttaagaaccaactgatcaacttcaaaatttctggctcttactcttttgtgaaaagcgcGAGTCATTCTCTGTCTATACAACTGACCATGGCAAACGGCgaccattctcttctcatcaatcaaagctaGTTGATCAATCCGTTTATTAACCCATTCGGCATTACTTAATTCCACTTCTTGGATGATTCTTAAtgacggtatctcgacttcaacaggTACGACTGCCTCTGTTCCATACACTAGTAAGTATATAGTGGCGCCAGTCAATGTTCTGACCGTGGTTCGATAACCTAGTAGAGCATACGGTAACATTTCGTGCCAACCTCGCtgtttgtcaatcattttcctcaaaatctttttgatattcttgttggcggcctctacagctccgttcatttgaggGCGATAAGCGGTTGACTTTCGgtgaataatcttaaatttttcCCATATATCTTTCATCAGGTGACTTTTGAGTTTGAAACTTTGtcagtaatgatggattctggaattccaaatctgcatatcaaattgttgcggacaaaatcggccaccactttcttggtcACCGACTTGTAAGAGGCTGCTTCGACCCACTTGGTTAAATAATCgatggcaaccaaaatgaatctgtgtccattaAAAACGGCTGGCTCTATAagaccgatgacatccattccccacgctacaaatggccaaggtgaactcatagcattaagttcgtgaggtggcacctGTATCAGATcgccgtgcacttgacatttgtggcatttttgcacgAATTTGCTGCagtcattctccatagtcatccagaaataaccAGCTCGAAGAACCTTTCTTGCCAAAGTAAGCCCATTCATGCGTGTACCGCAAACTCCAacatgtatctgttcaataagcctcACAGCTTCCACAGCATCCACACATCTTAAGAAACCCGaatctggagtcctcctatacaggacttctccattcagaaagaaattgagagccatacgaCGTATCAACTTTTTTTGATTAGATGTAGCATCTTCTGGATATGTCCCAGACTCCAAGTATCTCTTTATgtcaaaataccaaggcaaaccatCTGGTTCTGATTCAACGTGTGAGcaatggactggatgttccTTCAAATCTATATCCAGCAGGTCGATGTAATCAGTATCTAGATGTTTGATCattgaagcgatggtggcaagagcatcagctaattcattctatattctgggagtatgtctAAACTTGATCTTGCAAAACCTTTTGCACAGATTTTGCACACACTTTACGTAAGGTATGATTTTTGGGTTCTTAATAGCCCATTCTCCTTGACCCTGATGAATCAAAaggtctgaatctccaataaccagtaACTCGTAAACATTCATGTCAATGGCCATCTTGAAACCAAGAATGCAAGCTTCGTAttcagccatgttgtttgtgcagttGAATCGCAGTTTAGCTGCcataggatagtgctgaccagattctgaTACCAAGACTACTCCAACACCTTTACCTTGGTGATTCACGGCTCCAtcgaagaataatctccaacctggatatgcttcagaaatatcttcacccacaaatgacacttcttcattgtGAAAATATGTCTTGAGAGGTTCATATTCTTCGTCAACGGGATTTTCTGCAAGATAATCAGCCAAAGCTTGTGCCTTTATTGCCTTCTAAGTCACATACACGatatcaaactcactcaacaacatttgccatttagctaacttcccggtcggcatcgctttctggaaaatgtACTTCAACAGATCCATTCTGGAAATGAGATACGTGGTGTATGAAGACAAGTAGTGTCTCAATTTCTGGGCAAGCCACGTCAGAGCATAATATGTTCTCTCCAGCAAAGTATAGCGAGATTCGTACGGAGTAAATTTCTTGCTTATGTAGTAGATAGCCCTTTCCTTCTTCCCTGTCTCGTCATGTTGACCAAGTACACATCCAAAGGCACTATCTGAAACAGACAAATACAGtaacaaaggactcccttctcgcggaggaaccaatactAGTGGGTTAGACAAATAGCTCTTGATAGCATCGAAAGCGGTCTGGCACTCCTCAGTCCACTTAGTCGGGGCGTCTTTTTTCAGCAACTTGAAAATAGGCTCACATACCACTGTCGATTGTGCTATAAACCGGCTGATATAGTTTAgcctccctaagaaactcatcacttcttttctcgtcttcggcggaggtaactcttgaattgctttaatcttggaagggtcgagctcaatacctTTTCTGCTGACAATAAACCCCAAAGACTTCCCAGTTGGGATTCCAAAAGCACATTTGGCGGGATTTAGCTTCAAGTTGTACCGACGCAAACGCTCAAAGAATTTCCTCAGGTGTGTCAAATGGTCCGAACTCTCGCAGGATTTGATTATGACGTTGTCCACgtacacttcaatttccttgtgaatCATGTCATGGAAAATAGTCATCATGGCTCTCATATAAGTGGCACCGGCGTTCTTGAGGCCGAACGGCATCACCTTGTAGTGATACACACCCCAAGGTGTGATGAATGCCGTTTTTTCTGCGTCTTCTTCATCCTTCAAAATTTGGTGATAACCTGCATAACAGTCCACAAACGAAtgcatctcatgtttggcaCAGTTGTCAATCAAAATATGGATATTCGGCAATGGGAAATTATCCTTCGGACTagccttgttgagatctctataatcaacacaaatcctgatttttccatctttcttggcgAGTGGAACGACATTGGCCAACCAGGTTGGGTATTGCTTTACTTCCACCAGTCGAGACTCTATTTGCTTGGTGATTTCTTCTTTGATCTTCAAACTCAGTTCGGGCTTGAATTTTCGAGTCTTTTGCTTCATCGGTTCGAACCCTGGGTTGATAGGTAGCTTATGAGATACAACATCAGTACTCAACCCCTGCATGTCACCAACTTCCCA
This DNA window, taken from Solanum lycopersicum chromosome 5, SLM_r2.1, encodes the following:
- the LOC138348969 gene encoding uncharacterized protein — encoded protein: MKDIWEKFKIIHRKSTAYRPQMNGAVEAANKNIKKILRKMIDKQRGWHEMLPYALLGYRTTVRTLTGATIYLLVYGTEAVVPVEVEIPSLRIIQEVELSNAEWVNKRIDQLALIDEKRMVAVCHGQLYRQRMTRAFHKRVRARNFEVDQLVLKRIFPHQDEYKGKFAPNWQGPYMFRKVLSGGALVLSDMDGVVWPKPINSDVVKRYYA